From the Asterias amurensis chromosome 1, ASM3211899v1 genome, the window TCATGCTGATATTAGGAATAATTAAATATCTATTTAGTTGGTCTAAATCATCTATTTAATACTACTCCTTAATCAAACATTAATCATCAAATGAATGGTGATTGGACTGGAATATTGTTTGACAGCATGATTGCTTCTAAAacagtttgtttctttaaaaactaGTCTTGTTCATGGAAGAACTTAGGAAAAAGGTTTATGAATTATGACTTAGATGGATTTGTACTCTTAGATCTAAAAGTTATGACAATTACAAGTAAATATGACAACTGATGACTTGAAGTATCAACCCAACAGAAATTTCCAGTAAGACTAGTCTACTAACTAACAAGCATCactggcttcgaccaatatgcaaatCAGAAAATGCCATTAGGACAGTGTGAAGTCGCCTTGAAAGATGCATAATAAgtaaggacaacatcaacaagatcgcAGATTGGGGCAAGGGACGTTACAAGGGGTTGGACcctgcaagagaacgggttagatcttcCTTTACCGTTTGAAGTCTTCGTCTTgtcttgatcttgatcttgaaaGTAAACCCGCGTAATCCGACCTCCACTACTATCAAtcaagtttttcttttttggaaaGGGCCATATTTATTTGCTTTTTGTAATAAATGTGTTTAGTACATACttggtttggggtaacacctgttgttcttaagagaactgtctATACTTGCTACTACCGCGGAGCAGACATTCGGATattcaggagacttcttagttctgaaaagaactgtcctgcttttcaaCTACTATGGAAAGTAGAAAATCAGCTGGGACTACTACCTAAGCTAATAAAGAGGATCGTTATTAACATCACTACCCCGAAGTGAGTTATAagttggtctcaatgttttgactagcGTGCTCTAGTcattttcgggagacttcttagttctgaaaagaactgtcctgctttttaactaccagggaaggtagaaaattggctgggactactacttaagctaatagaggatcgttattaacttcactaccccGGAGTGAGTtattaattggtctcaatgtttgaAGTGGACTTTCAGATTTTCgtgagacttcttagttctcaaaagaactgtcctgcttttcaaCTACTATGGAAAGTAGAAAATCAGCTGGGACTACTACCTAAGCTAATAtagaggatcgttattaacttcactaccccGGAGTGAGTtattaattggtctcaatgttttgactagcGTGCTCTAGTcattttcgggagacttcttagttctgaaaagaactgtcctgctttttaactaccagggaaggtagaaaatcggctgggactactactttagcttatagaagGTCATTATTAACTTCAAGTGGAGGTCGGATATACAGCTGAGTTCTCTTTACCTTGGTCCTTTGGTGAACCTCCGTTGTTCGTCCACAAACCACATATCCATAGACAATATACGTCCACAACACATATCCATAGACAACTTCCATCTGGACACAGCCTCTAAAGGGACAGGGGGAAACAATGAAAAGGTAAATAATCACAGTAATAATTTATTGGTTTGATATTGcactctctccaggaccagcctgttcgagggcgCATAACAGTAAAAATGGCAAAAGATTTAGAAAATTACATACATTAAAGTGAACAGTTTAAAGAAAAGTACACCAGTCAAACATATaagcaaaatagctttaaagaTTTTACAGGCAAAAAGGTGCATGAACACCATAAATAATGAAGGCAGTAAAATTAATGTAACTTTGGTACAAGACAGCATTTTAAAAGTTCACACACAAATATAAACCTTAACATTAAAAACCAACAGATACATAACTAACTACACATTACCAAAGGCTTTCTTAGAAAGGTTTTCAGTTGTGATTTAGAGAGCTTTGTGAATGCAGTTTACAAATGTTTGCTGGCAAGTTGTTCCATAGATTCGTTGCTGCTGAATAAAAAGCACAATTTCCTAAAATAGTAAACATTTTGCCCTTTGGATATTCTGATGACACCTTTGACATCTGACAGtaattatttcatttaaatAAGAAGGAGCAAGGACatgtaaacatttaaaaacctaTAGTAAAATCTTGAATTCAACCCTAAACTTAACAGGAAGCCAGTGTAAGCTGGTCAGAATGGGAGTATGTGACTCCACATGCAATGCTCAAAATAACGTCATTCTCAGGAAGTAATATCTTTATTCCCCTCGAAATGCTAATTCTTTTCCTCAAAATACTCCTTCGTTCACTCTTTCATTCACTCAAATTCTTATGACTTCAACACTAGTCGTGACTAAATTTTAATTACAAAGATAAATtgcctattggtaattgtgatgctgaaaggattgaaagaTTGTGTACTGTCCCCGATTGTAGTAGTAGTGGCAGCATGATTAATTGAGTAGTTAAAAAACAGTATAGTCAGTTTAGTCACAACTATTATGCTAGTTGCTTATACCtccaaaaaatattttgttcccttgaaacataaataaaacactATTTTGTTGAAGCAAAATAGAATTTCAGGGGAATTAAAATTGTTAGGGGAATTAAAATTGTTGTAAGCGACAAAATAACTTGATTTTTGTGTTTTACCTGGAGGCTCTGTTCTTTAGAGGTGAAGCTTTGCTGAACTAGAGATCACCGCTGGTTCTCGGCTGCCTCATGTTGTTCCGTCTCGTCGGTGCTTCCtgttgagaaaacagccaaAAAACCCTTCAATGTTACAGTCCAAAGGCGTAATTTAGCAGACAATTTAAAGCTTAGGACTATGGTTATTTATGCTTAGCAACCTCTAGTAATAAGAAAGCCGTACACTCATCAAGCATTGTCATCCTAAATGCGTTAAACTAATCAAGATGGATATTTTTTTCGTTTCTCAGTTAACCGTATTGAAAAGTATGTTGACATAATTGTGGCTGTGAAAAGTTTCCATCATCAGCCGAAAGGCTCTACAACAGAAGAGTTTTTCAAAGTCATTCATTAACACATTAAAACTAAAGGGGAGGGAACCAAATCAAAAGTCTTGTGGAACACCACAAGATAATTATATACACCAACTATATTGGAAGCAGAAATTACGAGTTGttaattttcaagaaaacatttATACAGCctcaatatttttaatttaaataattgCAGTGTTCTTGTAAATCTCTACAAATTGTCTCTGTAAAAGGTTCAACTTATTGTCAACTTGATCCCAATATATTAGTATTTTGTTCAATGTTGTTGCAAAAATTAAGAAGTTCATCATAACTTCACAAGGCAGTGGCATAATTTAAATGGTTTATGCTAGCACTGAACTTTCTaaaagtgtgaaaagggctaaacTATGGAGTTCGGATGAATCTCCCTCGTAAAATCTCCAGTCCATCTCTCTTTAAACGAAGGCATAAAATTGGGGGAAAAGCCTGGTAATTAACATTAACAAAATAACTGACCCATTATCGTGGTGTAAGGCTGTCACCTAGCAAGTCGTGTGGTTCTACACTAAAAGTTATCCGAGCTACATGTAAGACGctataataattttgtatctTGCACTTGcatgactgaaaaaaaaattcgcACCCCACCCCTTCTCTATCCAATAAGAACGTTTCCTCTACTTACTGGACAACTTTTGTTTTCTAGGGGCTCCTTCCATATTAAATGTATTTACTTATTAAATAATTATCACCAAATGTGTCAGTTATTTCATTTTCACCCCTCCTTGTGAAGAAAATAAAGCGAAGTTAACTAAGCACATAACAACTTAAGGTACCTCAACAAGAACCTTGTTCGGCTTTAAGTTTTTACTGCACTTTTGTCTCTTTCACTTATGTtatgactaaaaaaaaaatatttttcttctAATCTATCCTGTAATAATCAGTCCTCTACATACTCGACAAGCTTTGTTTTCTAGTTAAATCATTTGCATATATTTAAGTTATTTCGTATTTCTCCCACCTTGTGAAGAAAATAAAgcgaaaaacaacaaaacacttACCGCGACAAAAACCTTGTTCTGCTTTCAAGTCGTGAAGTTTTTTCACTGCAGTCAGTGGCGGTTTACAAACGCCCACTCCAGCGACTCACAAGGTGAACACCGATGTTcaaatttgcttttaaaagtcTATAGTCGGTTCAGAGAACTTCGTAAAAGTCAAAATAAAGGGTTCAACAACTCCTCAATATACTGCAGTTTTCGTAACTTTTTGCCAGTATGCCAGTGACGAAAGTGTCTGGTCATGCTGACAGAGTGCGTTAATCTTCGGCCATTTTTTGAAGACTGCACTCCAAAGAAAGATGAAGAATATGTACAAGTTTCACATCTTCTTGCACTTCAAATAGTGGCCCAAAAATGGGCTCAGAAATAGAGAATATCAGTGCAACAGTTATTGTCGCAATAGTTCTGAATGCACATGATTTTCCATGGTAAAATTTGTGATAAAGTTATTGGTAAAAAGTTCATCAGAAAAGGCGCCGTCAAGATCCCACGTTGAGCCGAGAGGTCCCACGCTGCCACATCCGTCCCGTCCGCGACTCGAGCTGCATGTGTCGTCTGCCCATGCGGTTTTGGGCCACGAGGGCTTCGGAAAAAGCGCAAACTCTTTTGCATATATTAACCCGAAGACATTCCACAGAAACCCCGCCCACCCAGTCGAATGAATGAACTGTGAAATGACTTGTTGAGTAACGGTCTCATTGACTTAATTCTGTAGGCCTATAGCTTAGCTTCATTAATTTCTACCAGGGTGGaaagtttgtaaaaaatgacaaaataataatttcataGTTAAAACAGGGCTGCTATTTTAGGGGGTTATGAATACCAAAGAGCTAACCCGTGTATGCCTTTCTGTGAAAGGAATTTGGGTGATCACCCCTAAGCTAATTCGTAGTTGTTTatgatttaaaaatatatatatttttttaacaaaacaacccCACAAAATGTTTGAGTCCCGATCCAATGTTAAGACTCAGTTGTGGTCGAAATGTAAGGCCTTAGTTTCTTGTAGGCCTAATTTCCGCATAATATGCTATTTGGGTGGGTATCAGTGCTGGGAAAGCAGTTTACATTAGTAAATAATTATATTCCCCTCCCCTTACCTATAATATTTCCCCCTTATACAGTGGAATAATTAAATGGACCTGTGCGGGCGGGCGGGGCCTGCAGGCAGCTTGCCGGGGTAGCTTTATGCAAATTAGTACCCTGGGAATTCCAAAACGTCAATCTGCCAGACCACCTGGCCGAAGTTGGCTGGATTGGGCGTGATTGGTCACACATGTTGTTTTCGTTCGAAAATGGACCAATAGAAGACCCCTTTTGTTCTGGCTTGTGAAAAGACGGAAATTAATCCCCGCATTGTTGCAACTCGGTCAGGAGCAACATCTTTCACCCATCCACATCACCTGTTCTGCTCATTGTATAGGCTTAGTTTAGATAACAATTGTCTGAGATGACCGTTAGCTAGCTGTTCTTGGTCAATTTCAACAATTTAACCAATTAATTAATTTTCGCCTAAACAATGGTTCCTCTTTATTATAGCTAGTAGGCTACTGGTGCatttaagtttgttttcgtGCACATTCATGAACATGAATATATCAATCAGATTTGTTTCGTCACAGGCATTTTTGTAGGGCTTGCATTATAATACATGTTGATGACTGGGCCCAATATacatcacggtgcagccatcttgaatttctactattaccaaaccgaggctggtataacaaaatagtctggttcctcaTTGCAAAATGATTCTTTATTGtgattcgatacgaggaacttgaccaagatggaggcatctccttgcttagtaaaatcagatcgGCGGCCAAGACTCTACGCAATTCTTATGCTTTGTATATAAAAAACAGCCAAATAAAAGTCAAAGTAATGTATTGCATGGAATTTTGGCCACACCAGTaatatgtgtaaaaaaaataataataagcaagctattttccgGTGCTTATAAGGTAAAATAAACTTTGACCcagctcttgctgctggcttttACGAAGTTGAATGAGCCACCGCGTTTTCACTTTTTGCGAAATAAAACAGTATCTTATTTACTCATGATAGCCTGATAGGGAAATATTTCCCCGTGACCCCggcaaaaaaaaggttttaatagatggaaatttgcatcgggataaataataatttggttttacccagtACACACCAAATATTTACTCAGTACTCGGTTGGCATTTGCACCGCCTCAATGCCACCTTGAGCACAACTTCTTAGGTAATGTTTATTGCTTAGCATAATTAATgaacggggcccaatttcataaaaagcacacaaacatAATTGCTCAGTAAGCACTTATAAGCATGTTacaagccaaaaaaaaaaaaaaaaaaaaaaagttcgcaATGTTaatgttgtggctggtgcttcactcatttttttgctcagcaagaGAAAggtatcttttttttaatgaaatgggCCCCCATGTGCCCATGAAGTTTATCTTATATGATCTTAGCGTGCCCATGACATCTTAGGACGAAACTGTTTAGCGTAgaacaatttttgcttagcagaaatagggTTGACAGACAAAATACCAACAGCTATTATTGCTGCGACTGGTCCCCCAGTCATTTCTTGCCTAACaaagaaacttgctaagcatagtTTTCTTATTATAATTTGTACCCGATTCTAATCTCAGTCCGCAAACCTTGCAATTtgtatatagcgccctctgtcatgtctgtgaaaaaacataaacaaaatggcagccaCCATGGAGGACGACAACAAAACGTCGGCAGCATCAGAAGAAAGTAACTCATCTGCGAGTGCGATTGACCAAATACATCCCGATGATGGCACCTCAATAATGAGTACCATTAGAAAGCAAACTAGTGATCCTGACACAACCATGGAAACAGAAACCTCATTGGGTGAGAGTCAGACAAATACTGTTGAAGTTGGAGGAGAATCTCATCAAAAAAGTAAAACTCAGATTCAAGAATTTTCAGTTTCATCATCATCGGTTTCTGATCGCATCAGTGAAAGTGGGGAAGGGAGTGCTTTTGAAAAACCCATAGCGTTCAAACTCCCCCAACTCTTATCTAAGTCCAACTTGCTAGGGAGTGGTAGTGTTAAAAATAAGGATAAAAGTCAAGCAAAATCAAGTGATAAAAAGGAAGAACTGGAATTCAGGACTCCTGACTCCAAAGGGGACTCGGCCGAATCACAACCGAGTAGCAAACAGTTTGCGTTCCccaagcctaaattttcaacaAGGCCACAATTTCCAAAGAGAGATGCTCCAGCGTCAAATACAAGTGATGGCTCAGCAGAGCCCACTCCTTCACCGATTGTGCACGAAAAGAAACGACAGGAAAAGTCCCCTGCGGAAAAACTTGCAAAAGTACCGCCCCTCCCTTACAAAGAACCTGACTGGAGTGGCATACCGAGCGAGGACTACTACCTGGAGGTGCTCAAAGGTGGCAGCATCCTATCGAAGATTGAGCTAACTGCCAAGCCATTCCATGTCTTTGGACGGTTGGAGACGTGTGATATTCCATTGGAGCACCCGTCCTTGTCTCGTTTTCATCTGGTGTTGCAGTATCGCGGAACAGGAGACAGCGATCGTGATCCTGGGTTCTATCTGTATGACCTTGGTAGCACTCATGGGTCATGGGTCAACAAGCAGAAGATGCAGGGAAGGGTTTATTATCGGATACGTGTCGGCCACATGTTCAAGCTGGGCGGGAGCTCACGCATGTACATCCTGCAGGTTGTTCAAAATACTTATCTTACAAAGATTAAAATTAAGAAAATGGCAAGGTGTGgcaaactgcttatcaaccaaaGGGACATCGGTATAAAAATAGTtgatggcctgacatttcaactCTAGCACTAAGTGACtttgctagggtcaaaacatcagacGGAGCATTTAAGTAGTTTTTGCCAAGTTTATAGTTTGTCTTCTTGTTATTAAGTTGTTGAAAATACTGGCAAACTTAAACATATGAAGAATTTGAATtattgcatggtggagatacaatacATGGATATCTCTATTTGAGTTGTGgtagtttaaaaagaaaacacctgTTATGTGCATGTCACAACAAACTATAACTGCTGACCTTGTAAACTTGAGTATGGTTTAAATCCTTATCCCCAGGGCCCTCCAGAAGACCAAGAAGCAGAGTCTGAACTGAGTGTGAAGGAACTGAGAGAGTTAAGACAACATCAACTGGCCGAGCTTGAAGAACGAAAGAGAAAGAAACGGGAGGAAGAGGAGATGGACATTGTGGAGGAGGAGAAGGATGCGGGCATCAGCTGGGGAATGGGTTGGTACACACAGCTTTGGGGGGAAAATCCTTAAGACCGCACGACCTGTAGCTCAGAATCTGGACCGAGTTTTTTAtcaacaagaccagaatcaaaagtAAAAGAGACTAGAAATTTAGAATCGAAATGAGAACATTGtttcatttgaacaaaacacTAAGAGCAGATTTATCTGcaggattgaaagatatttttcagactcaaactcaacatttgaacattataagcctttttgagatatggctgACACCATGCTACAACACCAAAAGGTTTGATAACTTTGTGTgtgtacacccaaaccaaacagtacactcctatcatgtcccccatacctcaaaaaggcttattctACTGAGGCCCAAAAATCCTGAGACTACAAAACTTGACCTGTCTTGAGCTAACTGGCCCTATATTGAAATGTCACAGTTGAACCCTGTAATGTGATGGATGCACCCACACAGTACAAAGTCAACCCTCCAAATGTCAACAGGGTTTTAAATggtagataaactatgccagcctgcaatatggtatcattatgtggtgaatgcatctgcgcaatacacagtcaaccctcctactgtatgaCCGTTCAATATCACCCACTATGGTTTTGATTGATAGATTAACTTAGCCAGCCTGCAGTATGATATTATGGTGAATCCATCAACACGGTCTGAGTATACTGATGTACATCATTTGTACTGTGCAACGTTGTGCCGCCAAACACAATCGCACTGTTACCAAGATCAGGAAGGTTAATCAATGTTATAATATCTGATCATCTTATTTATTCTAGAGGAAGATGCTGAGGATGCAGATGCAATGGGAGACAACCCATATGCCATCATGACACAAGAAGAGAAAGAAGCCAGCTACATCAAGGATCCCAAGAAAGCGCTCAGGGGTTACTTTGAAAGAGAAGGTAAAACGGTTTAAGGAAATAGTTCTGAGAATTTTCTTGCGATTGAAATTTCTGTTGCGTGTAAATtttcataacattttttttctgtatagaccccttgcacagTGCACCTACATTCACCCATCCTGTCctccattttgggagtcaatttgGGAGTTAAAATGTGCACAAAGGAATTGATTAATGAATAATGTGACTGTTTTTACACCACTAATTGAAAGTTGCAACTCTGTTTTGACCTCAGGTTATGATCTTGAGTATAATGTTGAAGAAAAAGAGAGTGGCTTCAATAAGCAATTTGTCTGCAAAGTTGAGTAAGTTGCTTAAGGCattgtcaaatattttaaagtaaacCTAAAACCTAAATTTTGAATGATAACAGATCTTATCGTATTGTCAACTATTGTTATCTAAAATCATTTCTTTTCATTCCATCTAAGCAAAATAtagttgagaaaaaaaattaaataaaaatccaTTATTGTGCATGAATGTTTTTCCTCTTAGAATCATGACTACATTCGAGTACATGTACTGACCCTATAATGTCTTCTTATCATTGAACATCAAACTCTTGACAATTTGTTGGTTTCT encodes:
- the LOC139948367 gene encoding uncharacterized protein ZK632.2-like; the encoded protein is MAATMEDDNKTSAASEESNSSASAIDQIHPDDGTSIMSTIRKQTSDPDTTMETETSLGESQTNTVEVGGESHQKSKTQIQEFSVSSSSVSDRISESGEGSAFEKPIAFKLPQLLSKSNLLGSGSVKNKDKSQAKSSDKKEELEFRTPDSKGDSAESQPSSKQFAFPKPKFSTRPQFPKRDAPASNTSDGSAEPTPSPIVHEKKRQEKSPAEKLAKVPPLPYKEPDWSGIPSEDYYLEVLKGGSILSKIELTAKPFHVFGRLETCDIPLEHPSLSRFHLVLQYRGTGDSDRDPGFYLYDLGSTHGSWVNKQKMQGRVYYRIRVGHMFKLGGSSRMYILQGPPEDQEAESELSVKELRELRQHQLAELEERKRKKREEEEMDIVEEEKDAGISWGMEEDAEDADAMGDNPYAIMTQEEKEASYIKDPKKALRGYFEREGYDLEYNVEEKESGFNKQFVCKVELPIDDSSGRPIYAEAAVSGKKKESVLACALEACRILDAHGVLRQATHESKKRKAKDWKGDDYYDSDDDTFLDRTGVIEKKRLVRMKKAGMIKEEAQTYDSLKSQLSDVEAEIKKTENEMAVTDKKSTSVVEDDSLDAFMAGIKSGKTMDKTWRAKLKLQLIELRKEQSRLVRLVNIAKPTSMPALKKPSSQMSFAALSKKLPMFGSMKGRAGLKNKTSIPSAKAAPQPSHSFPASLSQSNMEEEEDEQDDDGLVSPPAAKHSASESTAQNMNETNREVSAPEGKSDQAQHRINPPPARRLGPFIPIKIRKLNGQGQDQEESMDAGEATASSVTEEPEQSKRTDEEYREKDVRSTAEMDEGSRKMQTSGRIPQGTSDKDDGRSSSETIKTGRAKEQPRKMPPPKIGEDDEGMGSLKKVRTLGTEREMEEKEDKEDVAEWLPPVGQTGDGKTHLNAKFGY